A window of Mucilaginibacter paludis DSM 18603 contains these coding sequences:
- a CDS encoding FecR family protein: MNKVQLSELLDKYLDGTCSPEEAAAINHWYEQSQGEPEYTESLTADKRSLLKAKIFESIASQTNISSKTATISAMNGKWWLGIAAAALLLVAFKFFILNNTHQQTRPQSLSFSITNHSKNVLRQLLPDSSVVWLSPEASLSWPKKFAVKSRNVAMAGSCFFEVTKNPNRPFIITSEHIVTKVWGTSFRVLDGKDIKNAKVTVVSGKVSVSKKGEAVQAKLTAGEVLLYPKEEAVLTDNDTQLITNRQANLSDLKLYDHIDLSFEKAKLTEIVAVLNRKFDTNIKISNKELDNSVMTADLTNLNLPEVLEVLKAAMKLNYEISGDLIILKQTN; this comes from the coding sequence ATGAATAAAGTTCAACTTTCTGAATTATTGGATAAGTATCTTGACGGTACCTGCAGCCCTGAAGAGGCAGCGGCTATCAATCATTGGTATGAGCAATCGCAAGGTGAGCCAGAGTATACGGAAAGCCTCACGGCGGATAAGCGTAGCCTGCTAAAAGCCAAAATATTTGAGAGCATAGCCAGCCAAACAAACATCAGCAGTAAAACGGCTACAATCAGCGCAATGAACGGCAAATGGTGGCTCGGAATTGCAGCGGCAGCCTTGTTACTGGTAGCCTTTAAATTTTTTATACTGAATAATACACATCAACAAACTCGCCCGCAAAGCCTTTCATTTTCAATTACTAACCATAGTAAAAACGTTTTAAGGCAGCTACTGCCCGATAGCAGCGTAGTATGGTTGAGCCCCGAGGCAAGCCTGAGCTGGCCAAAAAAATTCGCCGTTAAATCGCGCAATGTAGCAATGGCAGGCAGTTGCTTTTTTGAAGTTACTAAAAACCCCAACCGGCCGTTCATTATCACCAGCGAACATATCGTCACTAAAGTATGGGGCACAAGCTTCAGGGTACTTGATGGCAAGGATATCAAAAACGCAAAAGTTACCGTTGTAAGCGGAAAAGTATCTGTAAGTAAAAAAGGTGAAGCAGTGCAAGCCAAATTAACTGCCGGCGAAGTATTGCTGTACCCTAAAGAAGAAGCTGTTTTAACTGATAATGATACACAACTTATCACCAACAGGCAGGCTAACTTGTCTGATCTGAAGCTATACGATCATATCGACCTTTCTTTTGAGAAAGCCAAACTTACAGAGATTGTTGCTGTGCTGAACAGAAAATTTGATACCAATATCAAAATCAGCAATAAAGAATTGGATAACTCCGTAATGACTGCCGATTTAACTAACCTTAACCTTCCGGAAGTGCTTGAAGTGCTTAAGGCCGCTATGAAGTTAAATTACGAGATCTCCGGCGATCTCATCATCCTAAAGCAAACTAATTAA
- a CDS encoding TonB-dependent receptor, protein MKITLILLVAALVQASAATFAQKVTIHVKGASLKDVFKQIQKQTNYDFLYNARDLEMATPVDLEVDDAGLKQALDICFANQPVIYTIKNTSILITKKPVIQLQAVDKNTITGKVTDEKGEPLIGVSVKIKGSTIGIITDLNGKYTLSVPDNKAVLVFTYIGYDTQEIAVGGKTVINVVLKTKENSLSEVSVTVAYGTQKKTTLVSAVTSVDPAELKGPTSNLTTMLAGKVGGIISYQRSGEPGQDNASFFIRGVGTFGAGKVDPLILIDGVESSTNDLARLQPDDIGGFSVLKDATATSLYGARGANGVILINTKLGVPGKLKLNARVESSTSSNTRNIGLADNITYMTLANEAVLTRNPLGALPYSQNKIDHTANGDNPLLYPSNNWIQQLIKDKTNNQRFNINASGGSDKAKYYLAMTYNIDNGNLKDNSLNGFNNNIKLQSYSLLSNVTLNLTKTTEALISLKGRFDDYNGPIGGGSRTYTNALWSNPVAFPAVYSPSLLPYIKHPLFGNELIPGGGGLYVNPYAQSLSGFQTSNTSTIVAQLSLKQNLDAVTPGLSARVMAYTTRYASFSVSRQVSPYFYRSNSLDGVFTGLTLLNDGAPGSIGSTPTEYLTYSPGAATVNSTIYAESAINYSHIFSVKHSVGALLIGTIRNYLTGNAPNLQASLPARNEGVSGRFTYGYDNRYLVEFDFGYNGSERFAANHRFGFFPSVGGGWIVSNEKFFKPLLKVINQLKFRGTYGLVGNDQIGDVNDRFFYLSNVSLNGGSAGNFGTNFGYSRPTISTARYENEDITWEQSKQTNLGMDLTLLNDLTITVDAYRMYRSNILMVRSSIPTSMGLQAPISSNAGKARSQGVDLALDYHKNFSNSFWIQTRGTLTYAVSKLLVNEEPIYPANDQNLSRVGYSLGQIYGLVAERLFIDQREVNNSPIQYGSIMAGDIKYRDVNGDGKITNADFVPMGYPVTPELIYGFGFSMGYKNFDISAFFQGSARSSFLISSADITPFTTPARLNVDPYYLQAGNQDGLLKSIADSHWSEDNQNSYAFWPRLNSSISTNNTQPSSWWLQNGAFVRLKSTEIGYNAPASILKKIGFGSLRVYINGTNLFTMSAFKLWDPEMGASGLGYPIQKVFNVGLIAGF, encoded by the coding sequence ATGAAAATAACCCTGATTTTGCTCGTGGCAGCTTTAGTGCAGGCTTCAGCTGCAACCTTTGCGCAAAAAGTCACCATACATGTTAAGGGCGCTAGTCTTAAAGATGTATTTAAACAAATTCAGAAGCAAACCAACTACGATTTTCTGTACAATGCCAGGGATCTGGAAATGGCCACGCCGGTTGATCTGGAGGTTGATGATGCCGGTTTAAAGCAGGCCCTGGATATTTGCTTTGCTAATCAGCCGGTAATATATACCATAAAAAATACATCTATTTTAATAACCAAAAAACCGGTAATACAACTTCAGGCTGTTGATAAAAATACCATAACCGGAAAGGTTACTGATGAAAAAGGAGAGCCCCTTATAGGCGTTTCGGTAAAAATAAAGGGGTCAACGATAGGTATCATAACCGATTTAAACGGAAAGTATACCCTTAGCGTTCCGGATAACAAGGCCGTGCTGGTTTTTACCTATATTGGTTATGATACCCAGGAGATTGCTGTAGGAGGCAAAACAGTAATTAACGTGGTATTAAAAACTAAAGAGAATAGCCTGAGCGAAGTTTCTGTTACTGTGGCTTATGGTACCCAGAAAAAAACAACGCTGGTAAGCGCTGTTACCTCTGTTGATCCGGCCGAGTTAAAGGGCCCTACAAGTAATTTGACAACCATGCTGGCGGGTAAAGTTGGAGGTATCATTTCCTATCAGCGAAGCGGCGAACCAGGCCAGGATAATGCTTCGTTTTTTATCAGGGGAGTTGGCACCTTTGGTGCGGGCAAAGTAGATCCTTTGATTTTGATTGACGGGGTTGAATCAAGCACCAATGATTTAGCCAGGTTACAACCTGATGATATAGGCGGCTTTTCGGTACTTAAAGATGCTACTGCAACATCTTTGTACGGTGCAAGGGGTGCCAATGGCGTTATACTTATTAATACCAAGTTAGGGGTACCCGGAAAGTTGAAACTTAATGCCCGTGTAGAAAGTTCAACATCAAGTAATACCCGCAATATTGGGCTTGCCGACAATATTACCTATATGACGCTTGCCAACGAGGCGGTGTTAACCCGGAACCCGCTGGGAGCATTACCCTATTCACAAAATAAAATTGATCATACAGCAAATGGCGATAATCCCTTGCTGTATCCCAGCAATAATTGGATACAGCAGTTAATTAAGGATAAAACCAATAACCAAAGGTTTAACATCAATGCAAGTGGCGGCTCAGACAAGGCTAAGTATTATTTAGCCATGACCTATAATATTGATAACGGTAACCTTAAAGATAATTCGCTTAATGGTTTTAATAACAATATCAAGCTGCAATCGTATTCATTGCTATCAAACGTTACACTAAACCTCACCAAAACCACCGAGGCGCTCATTAGCCTTAAAGGCCGGTTTGACGATTATAATGGCCCCATAGGAGGTGGCAGCCGAACCTATACCAATGCTTTATGGAGTAACCCGGTAGCTTTTCCGGCGGTGTATTCTCCAAGCCTTTTGCCTTATATAAAGCACCCCTTATTTGGTAATGAGCTAATACCGGGCGGCGGCGGCTTATATGTAAACCCTTATGCACAATCGCTGTCGGGTTTTCAAACCTCTAATACAAGTACCATTGTAGCCCAATTGAGCCTTAAACAAAATCTGGATGCGGTTACGCCCGGGTTATCAGCACGGGTAATGGCTTATACCACGCGCTATGCAAGCTTTTCGGTATCGCGTCAGGTGAGCCCTTATTTTTACCGTTCAAACTCGCTCGATGGTGTATTTACCGGGCTAACGCTGCTTAATGATGGCGCGCCGGGCAGCATTGGTTCAACACCAACCGAGTATTTAACTTATTCGCCCGGTGCTGCTACTGTTAACAGCACTATATATGCGGAATCGGCCATCAATTACTCCCATATATTTAGCGTTAAGCATAGTGTAGGCGCATTATTGATAGGTACCATCAGAAACTACCTTACCGGCAACGCACCCAATCTGCAAGCTTCTCTGCCGGCGCGTAACGAAGGTGTTTCGGGCAGGTTTACATACGGCTATGATAATCGCTACCTGGTTGAGTTTGATTTTGGTTATAATGGCTCGGAGCGGTTTGCGGCCAACCACAGGTTCGGCTTTTTCCCGTCGGTAGGTGGCGGCTGGATCGTATCTAACGAAAAATTCTTTAAGCCCTTACTCAAAGTTATTAATCAGCTTAAATTCAGGGGCACTTATGGTTTAGTTGGTAATGATCAGATTGGAGACGTGAACGATCGTTTTTTCTATCTATCTAATGTCAGCTTAAACGGTGGTTCAGCCGGTAATTTCGGAACAAATTTTGGCTACAGCAGGCCTACCATATCAACAGCCCGGTATGAAAACGAGGATATAACCTGGGAGCAGTCTAAACAAACCAACCTGGGTATGGATCTGACGTTATTGAACGACCTCACCATCACGGTGGATGCCTACCGCATGTACCGCAGCAATATTTTAATGGTTAGAAGCTCTATCCCTACTTCCATGGGTCTGCAGGCCCCGATCTCGTCAAACGCCGGGAAAGCCAGAAGCCAGGGTGTGGATTTAGCGCTCGATTATCATAAAAACTTCAGCAATTCTTTTTGGATTCAAACCCGCGGTACATTAACATACGCGGTTAGCAAATTGCTGGTAAATGAGGAGCCGATTTACCCGGCAAATGATCAGAATTTATCTCGTGTTGGCTATTCGTTAGGCCAGATATACGGCCTGGTGGCCGAGCGGCTTTTTATCGATCAGCGCGAGGTTAACAATTCGCCCATACAATACGGATCTATCATGGCCGGGGATATTAAGTACCGCGACGTAAATGGCGATGGTAAAATTACCAATGCCGATTTTGTGCCAATGGGCTACCCGGTAACCCCCGAGCTTATTTATGGTTTTGGTTTTTCGATGGGCTATAAAAATTTCGATATCAGTGCTTTCTTTCAGGGCTCGGCGCGGTCTTCGTTCCTCATCTCATCGGCAGATATCACCCCTTTTACTACACCAGCCAGGCTTAACGTTGATCCGTACTATTTACAGGCTGGTAACCAGGATGGTTTGCTAAAATCTATTGCCGATAGCCACTGGTCCGAAGATAACCAGAACTCTTATGCTTTTTGGCCCAGGTTAAACAGCAGTATTTCCACAAATAATACTCAGCCTTCAAGCTGGTGGCTGCAAAACGGTGCCTTTGTCCGCTTAAAATCTACCGAGATCGGTTATAATGCTCCTGCTTCGATTTTAAAGAAAATTGGTTTTGGCAGCCTGCGCGTTTACATCAACGGTACAAATTTATTTACCATGAGTGCCTTTAAGTTATGGGATCCTGAAATGGGGGCATCCGGACTGGGATACCCTATCCAGAAGGTATTTAATGTGGGTTTAATTGCGGGATTTTAA
- a CDS encoding RagB/SusD family nutrient uptake outer membrane protein produces MKKLIDMKHINLKQENLKKEPGQCLFFTWSTQARYCMVLLSMLLIVFGSSCKKSFLDVVPDNVSTIANAFASKTEAEKYLFTCYNYLPIEVDPTFNVGLSASDEVFVLDPASHIRSTNVMRLIYGDQNTSDPIANYMNGTRDASANYKAIRDCNVFLENVTDPNKIPDLDIDTRVRWTAEAQFLKAFYHFILFRAYGPIPVIDKNLPIDAPIDQIRVKRQPVDSVVNYIANLLDAAAANLPLTINNSASELGRITKPIALSLKARLLTTAASPLFNGNSDYGSFKNKDGGALFNPTYSVAKWQRAADACKAAIDLCAAQGIVLYTLPAGATTNTLSDTTQVQLGIRNAMSEPWNSELIWGLTANNNIGFNSFLQSMAVGQFDFPNAVASKTANHPLLGPTLKMARMFYTKNGVPIDEDKTLDFTNIAALRTAVHAERFYVKEGEVTARLNFDREPRYYADLGFDRGIWYMANSPSKSDENTFWLMARGGETSQSSPVPVTGFYMKKDLNWHFDWNSVTYVPYPFPEIRLADLYLLYAEALNEAQGPVADVYTYVNKVRTRAGLPSVQTSWANFSTNPSKYTTQAGMRSIIQRERAVELCFEGQRYWDLVRWKTAGQELNSNITGWTVSGQTADLYYREVSFLSRHFLTPRDYLWPIQENDLLVNQNLVQNPNW; encoded by the coding sequence ATGAAAAAATTGATTGATATGAAACATATTAACCTTAAGCAGGAAAACCTTAAAAAGGAACCTGGCCAATGTCTTTTTTTTACATGGAGTACTCAGGCAAGGTACTGCATGGTTTTACTATCGATGCTATTGATAGTGTTTGGTTCATCGTGTAAAAAATCGTTCCTGGATGTAGTGCCCGATAACGTGTCTACCATAGCTAATGCATTTGCATCAAAAACCGAGGCCGAAAAATATTTATTTACCTGTTATAATTATTTACCCATCGAGGTTGATCCTACTTTCAATGTCGGCCTATCGGCCAGCGATGAGGTTTTTGTACTCGATCCGGCAAGCCACATCCGGTCAACTAACGTGATGCGGCTGATTTATGGCGATCAGAATACTTCAGATCCTATTGCTAACTACATGAACGGCACCAGGGATGCATCTGCCAATTACAAAGCGATAAGGGATTGTAATGTTTTTTTGGAGAACGTAACCGATCCGAATAAAATACCCGATCTGGATATTGATACCCGGGTAAGATGGACCGCCGAAGCACAGTTTTTAAAGGCTTTTTACCATTTTATTTTGTTCCGCGCTTACGGGCCTATACCGGTAATTGATAAAAACCTGCCCATTGATGCGCCTATTGATCAGATCCGCGTTAAGCGCCAGCCTGTTGATAGCGTAGTTAATTACATTGCTAATTTATTAGATGCTGCTGCAGCCAATTTGCCGCTAACCATAAACAATTCGGCATCAGAACTGGGGCGCATTACCAAGCCGATAGCGCTTAGTTTAAAGGCCAGGCTGTTAACTACTGCGGCAAGCCCGCTGTTTAACGGCAACTCAGATTATGGCTCGTTTAAGAATAAAGATGGTGGTGCCTTATTTAACCCTACCTATAGCGTTGCCAAATGGCAAAGAGCGGCCGATGCCTGCAAAGCCGCTATCGATCTGTGCGCCGCGCAGGGTATAGTTTTATACACTTTGCCAGCGGGGGCAACCACCAATACACTTAGTGATACCACCCAAGTACAGTTGGGTATCAGAAACGCGATGAGTGAACCCTGGAACAGCGAGTTAATATGGGGACTGACCGCCAATAACAATATTGGTTTTAATTCTTTTTTGCAATCCATGGCCGTAGGGCAGTTTGATTTCCCCAACGCGGTAGCATCAAAAACTGCAAACCACCCGCTGCTGGGCCCTACCCTAAAAATGGCAAGAATGTTCTATACCAAAAACGGTGTGCCTATTGACGAAGATAAAACCCTCGATTTTACCAATATAGCGGCTTTACGAACTGCCGTACACGCAGAGCGGTTTTATGTAAAGGAAGGCGAAGTTACCGCCAGGCTTAATTTTGACAGGGAACCCCGCTATTATGCCGACCTGGGTTTTGACAGGGGGATTTGGTACATGGCCAACAGCCCATCCAAAAGTGATGAAAATACATTTTGGCTGATGGCCCGTGGTGGCGAAACAAGCCAATCGTCGCCGGTACCGGTTACTGGCTTTTACATGAAAAAAGATTTGAACTGGCATTTCGACTGGAATTCTGTAACTTATGTACCCTATCCTTTCCCCGAGATCAGGCTTGCCGATTTGTATTTGTTATATGCCGAAGCCTTAAACGAAGCACAGGGGCCCGTGGCCGATGTTTATACTTATGTTAACAAGGTACGCACCAGGGCCGGCCTGCCATCGGTACAAACATCATGGGCAAATTTTAGCACTAACCCGTCAAAATATACCACCCAGGCAGGTATGCGGTCAATTATCCAAAGGGAGCGCGCTGTAGAGCTATGCTTTGAGGGCCAGCGTTACTGGGATTTGGTACGCTGGAAAACAGCCGGGCAGGAGCTTAACAGCAATATAACCGGTTGGACGGTGAGCGGCCAAACAGCCGATCTGTATTACCGTGAGGTTTCTTTCCTGTCGAGACATTTTTTAACTCCGAGAGATTATTTATGGCCCATACAAGAAAACGATTTGCTGGTTAACCAAAATCTGGTACAAAATCCTAACTGGTAA
- a CDS encoding FecR family protein — protein sequence MNQDRLERLLQEYFDNTISKADAVELLRYLNNPENNISDVIQEEMLRLQNGPVFGGLQKGDVLQRIKSDPRFINQRANPQTNQPKVIKFYQSSWFKSVAAILFICLGLGLYIINIKNKTPVSALVQKPAKQPVILPGGNKATLTLANGQVIVLDTANNGLISNAGKESVVKSGKSQITYSSAKGSSSPASAGKNTAIAYNILSTPKGGVFKVVLPDGTRVWLNSASSLKFPTEFTGNERRVTLTGEAYFEAAKDKSKPFFVNANDIEIRVLGTHFNIAAYNDDNNITTTLLEGSVQVKKNNQLSFIKPGEQAIVDNNTDIIKVAPANIEKVMAWKNGYFIFGDEDIKSIIKKISRWYDVEVEYRGDFSNVRLGGTFYRSKSITELLSYMEDVGKIHYKITGRRILIMN from the coding sequence ATGAACCAGGACAGACTTGAGCGTTTGCTGCAGGAATATTTTGATAATACAATAAGCAAAGCAGATGCTGTAGAATTGTTGAGGTATTTAAATAACCCTGAAAATAACATCAGCGATGTTATACAGGAAGAGATGCTCAGGCTGCAAAACGGACCGGTATTTGGCGGCTTGCAGAAAGGCGATGTTTTACAGCGCATAAAGTCGGATCCGAGGTTTATAAATCAACGGGCTAATCCGCAAACTAATCAACCTAAGGTTATTAAATTTTATCAAAGCAGCTGGTTTAAATCTGTTGCCGCAATTTTGTTTATTTGTTTGGGCCTGGGTTTGTATATCATCAATATTAAAAACAAAACGCCAGTTTCGGCGCTGGTTCAAAAGCCGGCTAAACAGCCTGTTATTTTACCGGGGGGTAACAAGGCAACTTTAACCCTTGCCAACGGGCAGGTTATTGTTCTGGATACAGCCAACAACGGCTTGATATCCAACGCTGGCAAAGAAAGTGTGGTTAAAAGCGGTAAATCTCAAATTACCTATAGTTCGGCCAAAGGCAGTTCCTCACCAGCCAGCGCGGGTAAAAATACCGCAATTGCCTATAATATTTTATCAACGCCCAAAGGTGGTGTTTTTAAAGTAGTGCTGCCCGACGGAACCAGGGTATGGTTAAACTCCGCATCTTCACTAAAATTTCCTACAGAGTTTACGGGTAATGAGCGTAGGGTAACACTTACCGGCGAAGCCTACTTTGAGGCTGCTAAAGATAAGAGTAAGCCATTTTTTGTTAATGCTAATGATATCGAGATCAGGGTTTTGGGTACGCACTTTAATATAGCGGCCTATAACGACGATAATAACATCACCACTACTTTGCTCGAGGGCTCGGTACAGGTTAAAAAGAATAATCAGTTATCATTTATTAAGCCCGGAGAGCAAGCCATAGTTGATAATAATACCGATATCATCAAAGTAGCACCGGCAAATATTGAAAAGGTGATGGCCTGGAAGAATGGCTATTTCATATTTGGCGATGAGGATATCAAAAGCATTATAAAAAAAATATCGCGATGGTACGACGTTGAGGTTGAATATCGTGGCGATTTTTCGAATGTACGATTAGGGGGTACGTTTTACCGCTCAAAAAGTATTACCGAATTACTGTCGTATATGGAAGACGTAGGTAAAATACATTATAAAATAACAGGGAGGAGGATACTTATTATGAATTAA
- a CDS encoding RNA polymerase sigma factor has protein sequence MHKDLDSDDVRRLMMGDQAAFEKIYDLCSEKLFRLAFRFLKDTEQSEEIVQETFINLWLNREKLDSQGNIWLYLYVVGKRLSLNALRNISQSKLHTEKLLANFTETQNYTEELVFAHDLELLTERVIGDLPKQQQIIFRLSRFEGFSHKEIADQLNISPNTVKNHMGTALKTIKSRLGDCGLICLFLFLFK, from the coding sequence ATGCATAAGGATCTGGACAGTGATGATGTGCGGCGATTGATGATGGGCGATCAAGCGGCGTTTGAGAAGATTTATGATCTTTGCAGTGAAAAATTATTCCGCCTTGCTTTTCGTTTTTTAAAAGATACCGAACAAAGCGAAGAGATCGTTCAGGAAACTTTTATTAATCTGTGGCTTAACCGCGAGAAGCTCGATTCGCAGGGCAATATTTGGCTTTACCTGTATGTTGTTGGTAAAAGGTTGTCTTTAAATGCATTGAGAAACATATCCCAGTCAAAATTACACACCGAAAAATTACTCGCTAACTTTACCGAAACTCAAAATTACACAGAGGAGCTTGTGTTTGCGCACGATCTTGAATTATTAACCGAAAGAGTAATTGGCGATTTGCCAAAACAACAACAAATTATATTCAGGTTAAGTCGTTTTGAAGGTTTTTCGCACAAAGAAATCGCCGACCAATTGAATATCTCGCCCAATACCGTAAAAAATCATATGGGTACTGCGCTCAAAACCATCAAATCCAGGTTGGGCGATTGCGGCTTGATTTGCCTTTTTCTTTTTCTTTTTAAATAA
- a CDS encoding RNA polymerase sigma-70 factor gives MPEFSTLSDKELASLLKRGEVGAFEAIYNRFWSKLLNAAYKRLRDEAVCQEIVQDVFIKLWEKREILTFTVGLENYLLVAVRYNVVDIYRKQVVKDKFEIMVNHSEYDNSTSDQIFTRDLAKYLSKLVESLPGKCKNVYQLSRLEHKTHREISEILNISEKTVQGHLTKALQIIRSGMADALTLLIIFLLK, from the coding sequence ATGCCGGAATTTTCGACTCTTAGCGATAAAGAACTTGCATCACTACTAAAGCGGGGCGAGGTGGGGGCTTTCGAAGCGATTTATAACAGGTTTTGGAGTAAACTGTTAAATGCTGCCTATAAACGGCTTCGTGATGAGGCTGTTTGCCAAGAAATTGTTCAGGATGTTTTTATCAAACTTTGGGAGAAGCGCGAAATATTAACTTTTACCGTCGGTTTGGAAAACTATTTGCTTGTTGCCGTAAGGTATAACGTGGTTGATATTTACCGGAAGCAGGTTGTAAAGGATAAATTCGAAATCATGGTTAACCATTCCGAGTATGACAACTCCACCTCCGACCAGATTTTTACAAGGGACCTGGCTAAATATCTTTCCAAATTAGTCGAGTCGTTGCCCGGTAAATGCAAAAATGTGTACCAACTGAGTCGCCTGGAGCATAAAACCCACAGAGAAATATCAGAGATTTTAAATATTTCCGAAAAAACCGTACAAGGCCATCTCACCAAAGCCCTGCAAATAATCCGTTCCGGTATGGCCGATGCCCTGACCCTGTTGATTATTTTTTTATTGAAATAA